From Danio rerio strain Tuebingen ecotype United States chromosome 7, GRCz12tu, whole genome shotgun sequence, the proteins below share one genomic window:
- the nitr3d gene encoding novel immune-type receptor 3d isoform X1, translated as MSLQGCFTFFLFTFAYGTCEEDFIHQQPLVVAELGSSVTLPCFHSDDFITTISWYKHSAGKKPLLIAHSAPNSGRVTYQNAFNNTNRFFITIASGSYNLSIIHLEKEDFATYYCAKFFLNIMMFGEGTILLHNETNIIITPESSFWSPVVLILSVISAISIIVNIFLMICTYCKEDASEQILSRVIQVDTNYFNYVALQSSSVTTSQEETICVYTQTSKHFMR; from the exons ATGAGCTTACAAGGTTGTTTTACCTTCTTTCTCTTCACATTCGCAT atGGGACctgtgaagaagattttattcatCAGCAGCCACTGGTAGTTGCTGAACTTGGAAGCAGCGTGACTTTACCCTGTTTTCACTCTGATGACTTTATAACCACTATTTCATGGTATAAACATTCAGCTGGCAAGAAACCCCTTCTTATAGCACATTCAGCTCCCAACTCAGGAAGAGTTACATATCAAAATGCCTTTAACAACACTAATCGATTCTTTATCACAATTGCAAGTGGCTCTTATAATTTAAGTATCATTCACTTGGAGAAAGAGGATTTTGCAACCTATTATTGTGCTAAATTTTTCCTGAACATCATGATGTTTGGAGAAGGAACGATTCTGCTACATAATG AAACGAACATCATCATCACACCTGAATCCTCGTTTTGGAGTCCAGTCGTTCTGATCCTGTCTGTAATAAGTGCAATATCCATTATTGTGAACATATTTCTGATGATTTGCACATATTGCAAAGAAG ATGCTTCAGAGCAAATTTTAAGTCGAGTTATTCAg GTTGATACAAATTACTTCAATTATGTTGCCTTGCAAAGCTCTTCAGTGACAACTAGCCAAGAAGAAACTATCTGTGTTTATACACAGACCAGTAAGCACTTTATGAGATAA
- the nitr3d gene encoding novel immune-type receptor 3d precursor (The RefSeq protein has 1 substitution compared to this genomic sequence), translating into MSLQGCFTFFLFTFAYGTCEEDFIHQQPLVVAELGSSVTLPCFHSDDFITTISWYKHSAGKKPLLIAHSAPNSGRVTYQNAFNNTNRFFITIASGSYNLSILHLEKEDFATYYCAKFFLNIMMFGEGTILLHNETNIIITPESSFWSPVVLILSVISAISIIVNIFLMICTYCKEDASEQILSRVIQVDTNYFNYVALQSSSVTTSQEETICVYTQTSKHFMR; encoded by the exons ATGAGCTTACAAGGTTGTTTTACCTTCTTTCTCTTCACATTCGCAT atGGGACctgtgaagaagattttattcatCAGCAGCCACTGGTAGTTGCTGAACTTGGAAGCAGCGTGACTTTACCCTGTTTTCACTCTGATGACTTTATAACCACTATTTCATGGTATAAACATTCAGCTGGCAAGAAACCCCTTCTTATAGCACATTCAGCTCCCAACTCAGGAAGAGTTACATATCAAAATGCCTTTAACAACACTAATCGATTCTTTATCACAATTGCAAGTGGCTCTTATAATTTAAGTATCATTCACTTGGAGAAAGAGGATTTTGCAACCTATTATTGTGCTAAATTTTTCCTGAACATCATGATGTTTGGAGAAGGAACGATTCTGCTACATAATG AAACGAACATCATCATCACACCTGAATCCTCGTTTTGGAGTCCAGTCGTTCTGATCCTGTCTGTAATAAGTGCAATATCCATTATTGTGAACATATTTCTGATGATTTGCACATATTGCAAAGAAG ATGCTTCAGAGCAAATTTTAAGTCGAGTTATTCAg GTTGATACAAATTACTTCAATTATGTTGCCTTGCAAAGCTCTTCAGTGACAACTAGCCAAGAAGAAACTATCTGTGTTTATACACAGACCAGTAAGCACTTTATGAGATAA